ACTGTCTGCTGTTTCTTTATTGTGTCCCACTCGGCTTTCAGgccctttcctctttcacagaGAAGAACCAAGTATTGCCTGGTCTGCTATCATGGGTTTTCTTGTAGAATGTGAGACACATCAAATTAGGCAAAGGAATTCAGACATCTGCTACCAATCTTACCAGTTGGAAGTCTTCAGTTCTGCTAAGGATTAGTCTAGCATTTATTGAGGGTATCTTCATTTTCAgtgtcttttattattttcttctaaatttccAGATAATTTTACCTTacccattcatttttttttaaattttctccttAAGAATATATAACTTGAGATATGTTCCAGTAAAAGATTTAAGGTTGAATACACTAGCATTCTTAATTATAGGCACAATGCTGCTcctctctagaacttattcatcttctaTTACTGAAATTTGATATCTGTTGATTAGCAATTCCTCATATGGTCCAACTTACAACTTCTGGATACTTATCAAAAAGAATTGCTATAAGAATCTTAAAGAGATAGTGATACTCTGCCATTCTTCTTATTTTGCAAAGAATATCTTTGGTCATTTTTGACCATTCTGATGCAACATTTATATGCTTCTATTTAGGGCTAATCATTAGAGCACACAGGATATAAAAAATGTGTAAAGATATAACTGATATTTCAATCTTCAGACCTGGTGATAAGAGTTAGGAACTACTTGAGGTTCATGGCTTTCTCCTTAACTCTTAAAAAAGTATTCTATTCATTTACTAGTTTACTCAATCAGTTAGTAAAGTcattcctgaaagaaaaaaaagtaagcaaCCATTAGGGGAAACAATCAACTAAAAATTATCCAAGTTCATGTGTGGGAATTGATTCTCATATAGAAGAATATGCATATCCTTGTATTAAgattattttcagtttataaaatgTTTCATGGGTAATACATAtcttaaagtatttttcaaatattgcattggatatatttatagaaaattcaAATATTATATGAGACAAGTACTAAGAAGTATTTGTCATTGATCTGAAATTTAAATGCAACTGAATATCTTATATTTTATCTGGAAATTCTAATCATACTGGGTTTTAGTATATTAGATTGCTCATGATTTTTTCAGATATATCTTACTCCCTCTGCACTTAAAATATCCACATCTGACTTTCAGctttcataaataaaatagatacatgACTTCTAGTCAATTCATAGGTAATGCCCTGACACTACCACAGTATTCCAGGGAAACAAtttaacaacaagaaaaaataataataatggcgtTTTTGTGGTTAAAGAATATCTGTCAGTGTCTATAAAAGTGTTCATAGTCAGAATCTAAGAAACAAGGGAAATTACCAATGTCAAGGTGATAATCAAAATCAACAACTTCTGTCTACTCACGTTAATGAAGAATTGGATTTTCTCCTCTCaaatttctctgacttttctttgAGTAGggagaatttatgctttttgtaTCTCTTTGTGATGTTTCCTGAGAAAGTATTAATAGCATGTGAGCTATTCAAATGATTTCTCTTAAATCTAAAGAGAGATTTAAAAACGATTGCTTGCGTGCCTACCTATCCTCAGGGATATCTGGCCTAGTCTCTAGTGAACAATTGTAAGGAATaatttaaagaaaggaagaaatcagCATAATGATCTTTACAGTTCTACAGAGACCCACATGACAAAAGTACTCAATCACTGACACAGAGTCAATGATCAGAACAACAATAGAAAAGACTAACGTATTTTATTGCAGCAAAATTGGAACAGTTTCAATAGTCATGATAAAATTGCAAATTAATCACCACCAttgcatataatttatttaagttTATTATTCCAGTAAAAATATGTCATAGGCTCTGCATTAAAAATATACCATTTAACCTAAATGAGGTGTATATTACTATTCCCAGATTCAGAGGACACTAATCTCAGATAAACTATGTGATTTGACCAAAGATGTGTAATTGATGACTAGAAGATTTGAAATTAAAGCCTTGTCTTTAAATGAGTGATATAcatgcattttcttttcatatgaCAAACACATAACAATTATTGTAGTGCAATGTGTTGCAATAATAGTTGTCTAAATCGTAGTGTTTCCTGAGCTGAGATCTACCACTTTTGCATGATGTTCACATAGTCTCATAGAAGATAAAATCTAATATAAGGAAATACATTCCCTCTCATAACATTTAACCTATGTTCTCTTCTTCTATGAATTCCTTTTGCTTTAGAATTAAGTAAAATTTGCATACAGTAAAAGATGGTGTTAAATTGTACAAATGGGTAAGTTTTGGAAAATGTGCCATTTGTTCCCAATACCTGAATCAAGATAACATTTCTATACCACAGACATTTCCATGATACTTTATAACCCCCACTTCTTGGCTATTCCCATCATAAAGGCAATTTCCCTCAGACCTTAACTTCCAAATGCTGCTCTGGTTTCTATCCCTAATCTCATTTTCCCTGTTCCTGAATTTCATATAAGTGAAACCACACAATAAATATTCTTAGTCTGTATCTTGCATGCAGCTTAATTGTTTTGAAATTCAGCTGTGCTGAGTTTATATGGATACATATAGTCCTctgcatacatatatcccatctTACTTCTTCTCTTACCAATAGATATTTGAGTTttggtttattataaaatttcttGTATAAACACCCTTATAAAAGCataggtgtgtatatatgtattatttttactaGTTATAGATCTAAGAggtaattcagttcaattcagtcactcagtcgtgtccgactctttgtgatcccgtgaatcgcagcactccaggcctccctgtccatcaccaactcccggacttcactcagactcacgtccgtcgagtcagtgatgccatccagccatctcatcctctgtcgtccccttctcctcctgcccccaatccctcccagcatcaagtcttttccaatgagtcaactcttcgcatgaggtggccaaagtactggagtttcagctttagcatcattccttccaaaaaaatcccagggctgatctccttcagaatggactggttggatctccttgcagtccaagggactctcaagagccttctccaacaccacagttcaaaagcatcaattcttcagagctcagctttcttcgcagtccaactctcacatccatacatgagaaaaaccatagccttgactagacggacctttgctggcaaagtaatgtctctgcttttcgatatgctatctaggttggtcataactttccttccaaggagtaaacatcttttaatttcatgggtgcagtcaccatctgcagtgattttggagccccccaaaataaagtctgacactgtttccactgttccccatctatttcccatgaagtgatgggaccagatgccattactGTAACATAAACATCTGCATTCTTAACTCTATAAGAACCTGCTAACTTTCTGAACTTATGGTAACATTTTACATTACCAAAGCCATGTATGAGAATTCTATTTGCCCCATCTCCTTGGCAATATTTGatgtagacattttaaaaataacttataaaTGGAATTGGAATAAAATAATCTCATTCTGAGTTGAATTTTCATTTACTTGGTGGCTAGTGAAAGTGGACATTTTTCTATGTACTTGGTTATTCATATACCCACCTCTTATAGTTCTAAAATTTGcccattttaattgttttcttctttttattgattttttgaaTACTAAAAGTTTGCTAGATAAAACTActttttcagatttgtttttttccctagaCTCTCTTGCTTCTGATGTTTCTATTTAGTTCTGTCTCAAGTTGCTACAGTGATACAACTCAGAGTTGTGTGGCTAGTAGGAAGGGCAGAAAACCCTCTCCCACCAAAAAGTTCCAAACAAAGCAGTTTTGGATACAGGAGATGAAGTGGGTAGGAGAGGCCATAAAACTGATAAAACTGCAAGCCAAGGCACGTAGAGAAACATTCTGAAGACaggaaaggaagcaggaaaaCTAGGAATCTCTCTCTGTCAGcacttcaaaagaaagaaagaaaagaaagtgaagtcactcagtttgtccaactctttgcgatcctatggactgtagcctaccaggctcatccctccatgggattcttcaggcaagaggactggagtgggttgccatttccttctccaggggatcttcctgacccagagatcgaacccgggtcttctgcattgcaggcagacactttaccctctgagacaccagggaagccccaagaatactggagtggattgctctgtcctccttcaggggatcttcccaacccagggatcaaactcggatgtctcacattgcaggcagattttttctttcactttttatttttttaatttattttattttttaactttacaatattgtattggttttgccatatattctttaccatctgagccaccaaggaagccctatcaCTTCAAACATTACTCTAATTTTGTTGCATTGAATATACTGGTGTGTTAGGAAATCTGGAGTCTATTTTGGACATGGTGACACTCTGCTCTGAAGATATCTGAATATTGTCATCTTCTTAAGtgagttgattttattttttcttttttaaaattaacaaggTTTGTGTTAAACTACAGACTCTGCCTCATGGATGATTTCATAAATACTAGTTCATATTTTAGCATTTAGTCTGGGGGTACTGGAATTGTCCCCCACAGCCTCATGCATCAGGATAAGTGAACTGGAAAATTCATACAAAGAATAAGGATTTGACTTTcattggctctttttttttcttcaattcagCCCCCAAATTCTGTGACTATTGACTCAAACATTTTTATTCTGTAGATCAGAAAACCTGGGTTGTATTCAAGATTTCTATTTGAATGGTGCAAACTAGGACCTTTCCTCAAAATAGAAATtgcaaaatgggaaaataacCTATGCGTTTGGCTTTTAATGCTGTAAGAATCTCCTCCACCCAATGGCAGCCTATCTTAACCATCTCTTCATTGACCTATAGAGTTCAAAAAGACATCAACAGCACGGATTTGTCAGAAATCTCTTCAAGGCAGCCTTCACGTCcttgttcctcaggctgtagatcATGGGGTTCAGCATGGGAATCACCAGTGTATAAAACACTGAAGCCATTTTATCAGTTTCTAATGAATGGTTATTTCGAGGCTGCAAATACATGAAAAGCAGAGTTCCATAGAAGACTGACACTGCTGTCATATGTGAAGCGCATGTGGAGAaggttcttttccttccttccgaTGAGCGTATCCTTAGAATGGACACAATGATGTTGAAATAAGATGCTACAACTACAGTTATGGAAAACATCAAGTTTGTAGATGCAGATATGAAGACTACTGTTTCTGGAAAGGAAGTATCAGAGCAGGACAATGCTAAGAGAGGGACAATATCACAGTAAAAATGATTGATTACATTGAAAGAGCAATAAGCcattgaaaatacagaaaaggaagTCACAATAGCTGTGGAAAAGCTATATAGGTATGTCAGGGAAACTAGCAGAAAGCAAAGCTGTCGAGACACCACCACCATGTAGAGCAGGGGGTTAcaaatggccacatagcggtcataggccatcacagctaaaatgaaaatttcagctACAATGAAAACCAAGAACCCGCCTAGCTGAATGGCACATTCATAGAAGGAGGTGGTGTGTTTCTTTACTAAGAAGTTGATCAGCATTTTAGGGGCAATGACAGTTGAATTGCCAAGATTGTTGATGGCCAAGTGCCtgaggaagaaatacatgggggTCTGAAGCTCAGAGTCCACACTGGTGAGGGTGATGATGCTTAGGTTCCCTGTTACGGTTAGTCCATAGATGACCAGGAAGACAAAGAAGAGTGGGATCTGGAGGTCTGGACGTTCTGAGACTCCTATGAGAATAAACTCAATGACTCGGGAGAAATTTCCATTAGCCATGTAACAGTTTTGAAATTAATCtatttggggaagaaaagaaaatgtggttaCAAACTTCCAAGTAATTATTTTCACTGATTGTCATTAAATGACAAGGGCAATTCTTGGGGTGGGTTTTCCTGAAATCATGTTTCCAAATTACATCAGCTCCTCTACTTCTGCTGAACTCTAGTGTGCTCCAGCTTATATAGCTttcctaaatggaaaaaaaataaatgtgaaaaagcaGCCACTGTAAAGCACAAACATTGTATCCATCCTCTAATTTTCTGTGTCAGAGTTccacattgtatttttttttttttttttttttttgccaattttcATGATATTTGCCATCGTAAGCATCCCTTCACCTACCTCCTGAGGTCAAGCTTGCATTAACACTGTCATGGACTATTGTATCCTTCTGGTCTTCATGTCATGATTCATATTAGCTGATAGGCAGATAGCAGTCATTAAAACTTTTGGGTAGCATgtaatctgaaatatttttagaataattgAAAAAAGCTTTAGCCTTGTTTTCAATGCATTCCACAATCAGATACATATCATTTTTTCTATTCATATCACATCGGACCAGGCTTTTTGAACTCTAAATTTTCATCTCAGTCTTTCTGTTTCCCTGATGATATTCAAAAGGACCAGTTGCACTAAGAGCACACAACCTAGAATATAAATCTTTTATTCTTAGCTGTTATTCTCTCTTATGCTGCAGAGGTTCTGATTTATCAAACCAGGAATCTAGTCCAGTCCAAGGAGTGGGGTTGAGAAAGAAAGGAGATCCTGAAGGTTGCTGAGCCAGATCTATTCCTCTTTCCTACATAGTATTTTCTGCTGTctctgggcttccgtggtggcccaggtggtaaagagtctgcatgcaatgcaggagacccaggttcgatccctggaagatcccctggagaaggagatggctgtTTCTCTACCGAGTCCCACTCTGCTTTCAGGCTCCTCCCTCACACACAGATAAGGACCAGGTGTTGCCTGGTCTGCTCTCATGGGTTTCATTAGACAAAGAGAGACACATTGGATTAAGCAAAAGAATTCAGATTTCTGGTATCAGTCCTACGACCCTGAAGTCTTCAGCTGTGCTAGGATTACTCAAATGCTTACTGAGGGTATCTCCATGATCAATGTCAGTAATTATCTCTTTCTGAAATTCCAGATTCTTTTACCTtgcccattctttttttaatattgattttaattttctgctttAAGGATATATAGCATGTGATCTGCCCCATTAAATGATTTATGGGTCAGttatacagtattgttaattTAAGTTACTATATTGTACAGTGGATCTCTATATCTTATTCAAtcttatgtaaatgaaactatattTGTTGATTAGCAATTAATTCCCCATGTGATTCAACTTACAACTTCTGGTTATTTATCCAATAGAACTGCTTCAGTATCTTAAATAGATAGGGATACACTGCCAATTCTTCTTCTTTGGGAAAAGGTATTTctggtcattttttttaatatcctagtGCAACATTTTATATCCTTCCATGAGGACTAATATTTAGAGTAGACAGAATACAAAAAGTATGCAGTGGGAAGACTGACTTTTCAATCTTCAGTCCTGGTGATAGCAGTTAGGAGTTATGTGGGGTTCATGACTTTCTTATAGCTCTTAATAAATCATTATACTTTTTTACCAGTCTACTCACTAAGTTTGTAAAATCTTTTttgaaacacaaacaaacaagtgTTAAGAAAccagcaagaaaaacaaacaagtaaaaattATCCAAGTTTATGCATGGGAGTTATTTTCATACTGAAGAATATGCCTatctatatattaaaattatctgggggcttccctggtggttcagctggtagagaattcccctgcaatgtgggagacctgggttcaatccctgggttgggaagatcccctggagatgggaacagcTACTCATTCTGTTATACCcacaatattctggcctggagaattcaatccatggggtcacaaagagttggacacgactgagcaactttcacttcacttcacttcagagataattttaaaataaataaaattattttaggtatatacaatatttcattaataatatgtaaattattatttttcaaatattgtattgggcatatttacaaaaacaaatattatattaaatactaaaaagtatttgttattgatctgaaatttaaatgccactgagcaacctgtattttatctggaaaTCCTAACATAAATGGATTCTCTTAGATTACACTGGTGATGATTATTTTCAGGTACCTTTAACTTCTTCACTTGCAATATCCAAATACCACTTTTGACTTTCACAAATAGAAGGATAAATGACATGTAGTCAAGTCATATGATTAATGCCTTTAAAATGCCTACCATCCTATTCCAGGGAAACCAGTTagcaaaggaaataatgaaaTGTTTGTGGTGTAAAGAATAAGCAGTCAGTGACCATGATAGTGTCCTTAGTCAGAATCTAAGAATCAAGGGAAATTACCAACACAAGAGTTGTTatcaaaatcaatattttttatgtGCTCACCTTTATGAAGAACTGGATTTTCTGCTCTTCTGTTCTCCTGATATTTCTTTGGGTAGAAAGAATATatgcttttcctctttctttgtaaTGTCCCTGAGGAAGTAGTATGGAATTTAAATCATCTGAGagatttagaaaagaaattgCCTGTGGTGCCTGCTAATGTTCCAGGATATTTTGCACATTCTCTAGTGGAAAAATTATAAGGAATAAtttaaggaaaggaagaaagcagcGTAAATGATCTGTAGAGTTCCACAGAGACCTACATGTCATAAAGTACTTACAGAGTCAGTGattttaaataacaataaaagcaTTACTGTATATGAGTTCTATTTCAGCTAAACTGGAACAGTTCAAAAAGTCATGATAAAACTGTAAATGAATCATCATCACTgcatagagtttttttttttttttttttttttttttttaatttttctagtaAAATAAGTAGTAGGCCCTGGGTTAAAAATATAGCATTTGACCTAAATGGTAtagatattattatccccacATTCAGATAACTCCGAGCTAAGACAAACTATTTCATTTGATCAAAAACATGTAATTGGTGACtagaatatttgaaattaaaacctCATCTTTGAGTGATATACATACATTGGCCTTTAATACGACAAACACATAATTCCTGCAGTGAAATGTGATACAATAATAATAGTCTAAATGGTAGTGTTTTCTGAGCTATCTCATCCTTCTTGCATAATGTTCAGCACAACTTCATAGACATTAAAATATAACAGAAGATAATATATTCCCTCTCATAGCATTTACTCATGCTCTCTTCCTCTATTAATTCCTCATGTAGAATTGAGGGGAATTCTATATAGTTAAAGAtggatttaaaatgtaaaagtggGTATGTTTTAATAAATGTGCCATTTGCTCCTAATACctaatcaagatatagaacattatCAACATCAAAAATGGTCCCTGATATTTTAAAtgcccccaaaatttccctacaCCCTAGGCTACTCCCATTATAATGATGAACAACATCCCCCAACTTCTACTTATTGTTGCTATAAGCTTATTTTCCCTGTTTCtgaatttcatataagtggaatcacacaataaACAGTCTCAAATAAGCagtctttcactcagcatagtgATATTGAAATTATCTGTGCTGCATTTATACAGATACATAATAATTGACTACATGCATATATCCCATCTTTAACCATCCTTTTATtgatgggtattgaattttggcTTGTTGTAATAAGTCTAGTGTTAACACTCCTATATAACTGTATATGTGCAGATATGTGGGGCTTCCCggggggtaaagaacctgcctgccaatgaaggagacatgagatgAGATGCAgtttccacccctgggttggaaagaccctctggaagagggcatgcaacccgctccagtattcttgcctagtgaattccatggacagaggagtccacagtgtcgcaaagagtcaggtgcaactaaagtgacttagcatgcatgtgtatAGAGGTATTAATTTCCCTAGCAAAAGATCTATGAGGGAAGTTACTGGAACATAGATAactatatatttaactttataacaAACTGCAGATTTCTAAGCTAACTGTTGCATTTTCATTACCTAAAACCATGTATGAGAATTCATACTTTCCCCACATACTTGCCAATATTTGAagtcaaaattcaaaaaaaaaaaaagatttataaattGAAACTgggataaaaaataatattgtgaGTTTGACTTTTACTTACTTGATGATTAATAATACTGAACACTTTTCTATATACCTGTTGTTCATTCATATATCTCCATCTTAAATGTctaaattttgttcattttaattgaaatttttattttcattgatttttatgatttttataagTGTGATAgataaaattactttttcaaattttatttgagaagttttatttttttgatttttctctttaacacTTTGACCCACGATCTTGCAGTTTTACAAAGAAGAGTTTTGCTACCACTGAAGAAGACAGAACAGTCTCTCCAACCAAACAGTTCCATGTGTACAAAACAGATTGGGAGGAAGAAGATGAAGTGGGTAGGAGAGGACATAAAGCTGAAAAATTCCCAACCTAAGATACACGGACTGACACTGAAGCCTGAGAAGAGAGCAGGAGAACCCAGAATCACTCTCTGTTGTCACTTCAAGGATTAtgttaattttcttgaaaacacTGATGTTCAGGGGACTTGGAGTCTATGCTGGACATGGGGACTTTCTATTGTGAAGATTTCTAAATATTGTTATAATCTTAAaagagtttattttatttgtttcttgccttttttattttaaaaaaattaacaaggtTGTGTCAGACTACGAACTCTGTCTCATGAGTGGTTACATAa
This sequence is a window from Bubalus kerabau isolate K-KA32 ecotype Philippines breed swamp buffalo chromosome 15, PCC_UOA_SB_1v2, whole genome shotgun sequence. Protein-coding genes within it:
- the LOC129628466 gene encoding olfactory receptor 8J3-like codes for the protein MANGNFSRVIEFILIGVSERPDLQIPLFFVFLVIYGLTVTGNLSIITLTSVDSELQTPMYFFLRHLAINNLGNSTVIAPKMLINFLVKKHTTSFYECAIQLGGFLVFIVAEIFILAVMAYDRYVAICNPLLYMVVVSRQLCFLLVSLTYLYSFSTAIVTSFSVFSMAYCSFNVINHFYCDIVPLLALSCSDTSFPETVVFISASTNLMFSITVVVASYFNIIVSILRIRSSEGRKRTFSTCASHMTAVSVFYGTLLFMYLQPRNNHSLETDKMASVFYTLVIPMLNPMIYSLRNKDVKAALKRFLTNPCC